The Miscanthus floridulus cultivar M001 chromosome 17, ASM1932011v1, whole genome shotgun sequence genome has a window encoding:
- the LOC136515181 gene encoding uncharacterized protein: protein MPKLARLRAYCYEMIQIQGAASAQKALQTIKWTKPHDGVLKLNCDASFKAENMSGSWVFLIRDHDGNVVLTGRGRLNHVLSAFQAELISCLQGVQAAANLGVGKLILETNAQMVQQSMRSDIFDAMPEGALVEELRFLARVNFIDFVCNFQSRVGNRAAHALAALGYECIEGEELITSFVPEIILVIVSDDLSVE, encoded by the coding sequence ATGCCGAAACTTGCGAGACTCAGAGCCTACTGCTACGAGATGATTCAAATCCAGGGGGCGGCGAGTGCCCAGAAAGCACTTCAGACTATCAAATGGACCAAACCCCATGATGGAGTGCTGAAATTGAATTGTGATGCTTCATTCAAGGCTGAAAATATGTCTGGGAGCTGGGTCTTTCTGATCCGAGATCACGATGGTAACGTTGTGCTGACAGGAAGAGGAAGGCTGAATCATGTTCTTAGTGCTTTCCAAGCCGAGTTGATATCCTGCTTGCAGGGTGTTCAGGCGGCGGCAAATTTGGGTGTTGGCAAACTCATCCTGGAGACGAATGCTCAGATGGTCCAGCAGTCAATGAGGTCGGACATCTTCGATGCAATGCCTGAAGGTGCACTGGTTGAAGAGCTCAGGTTTTTAGCTCGTGTGAACTTTATTGATTTCGTCTGTAATTTTCAGAGTAGAGTTGGCAATAGGGCAGCACATGCTTTGGCTGCTTTGGGTTATGAATGCATTGAAGGGGAGGAACTCATCACAAGTTTTGTCCCTGAAATTATCCTTGTAATCGTTTCTGATGACTTATCAGTTGAGTAA